The Anopheles merus strain MAF chromosome 2L, AmerM5.1, whole genome shotgun sequence genome has a segment encoding these proteins:
- the LOC121594253 gene encoding uncharacterized protein LOC121594253 isoform X1: MGCASSSPLINGGGPGGVIETAKEAATKTASDVLHAGEAAINDVGEHVKGAVQNVTHELENVLGGKKDNKSDHVNEDDGHEPATNGHDSGDNPDYQIIRLKGSKQNSVEETEKMENAKNDLLTKAQSFGDDTDRMADDLMKETEELMRDAETGIAHSEMTTRITSNEDGTIEILNLEEPEIERILAGAGTEEEGTAPDSPKATLNTLSVPAAKEEGMPMDAMPPAADKADV; the protein is encoded by the exons ATGGGTTGTGCAAGCAGTTCTCCGTTAATCAACGGTGGTGGTCCCGGTGGCGTCATCGAGACAGCCAAAGAAGCGGCCACCAAAACCGCGTCCGACGTGCTGCATGCCGGCGAAGCGGCGATCAATG ACGTCGGTGAGCATGTGAAGGGAGCCGTCCAAAACGTTACGCACGAGCTGGAAAACGTGCTGGGTGGCAAAAAGGACAACAAATCCGATCACGTCAACGAGGACGACGGCCACGAGCCGGCCACGAACGGGCACGACAGCGGGGACAACCCGGACTATCAGATCATACGGCTGAAGGGCTCGAAGCAGAACAGCGTCGAGGAGACGGAAAAGATGGAAAACGCGAAGAACGACCTGCTCACCAAGGCGCAAAGCTTCGGCGACGACACGGACCGGATGGCGGACGATCTGATGAAGGAAACGGAGGAGCTGATGCGGGACGCCGAGACGGGCATCGCACACAGCGAGATGACGACGCGCATCACCTCCAACGAGGACGGTACGATCGAGATCCTTAACCTCGAAG AACCCGAGATCGAGCGGATACTGGCCGGCGCTGGGACGGAGGAGGAAGGCACCGCGCCCGATTCACCCAAGGCAACGCTCAACACACTATCCGTGCCCGCCGCCAAGGAGGAGGGAATGCCGATGGACGCGATGCCACCAGCCGCGGACAAGGCGGATGTGTGA
- the LOC121592270 gene encoding uncharacterized protein LOC121592270, whose product MVLSHFFPHFVRPACGTTPITCLHHGRQDTTQVWPIPPQISIDGESVTSSEEYFRMEVQKATSTHTPGRTVARRPINLNRPPPPSTAASDRVQRFIFKLNSIILSDIEERMDEDGSIVRQLERNPDRVVELLSKSSLEDDEEVDGAEVDDGEEGADETTGVSVTTRTGRRKMPHGIRRQQSMSVEETTDPTMEHPSNECAETQQNAPNLDDQQQLVLLRDVPPAVRLRALMRFKSLDSSTTDGTMVEMQKHKARRRRMKSLDTIAADDENEGEEQESAVMGEERDQDTLTDMSYDPEEEERICEELLAELRALEEADRAEAEGKLALNENELPSGGDATETGDQSITTVQGEGDGHKTAWEKLQDYLQRVPKRRSSNYDLFYENDEEMLKTLFKRTKLKLMFHYSESSSGSSDDTM is encoded by the coding sequence ATGGTCTTATCACATTTCTTCCCCCATTTCGTACGGCCGGCGTGCGGAACAACTCCCATTACATGCCTCCACCATGGCAGGCAGGACACAACGCAGGTATGGCCCATCCCGCCACAGATATCGATCGATGGTGAATCGGTGACCAGCAGCGAGGAGTACTTTCGTATGGAGGTCCAAAAGGCTACCTCCACACACACCCCGGGCCGAACGGTGGCACGTCGCCCTATCAACCTGAACCGGCCACCACCTCCCTCAACGGCTGCCTCCGACCGGGTGCAACGGTTCATTTTCAAACTCAACTCCATCATCCTCAGCGACATCGAGGAGCGGATGGATGAGGACGGTAGCATAGTGCGGCAGCTCGAACGAAACCCGGACCGTGTAGTTGAGCTGCTCAGCAAATCATCCCTCGAGGACGATGAAGAGGTGGATGGTGCAGAAGTGGACGATGGTGAGGAGGGTGCAGATGAAACCACCGGTGTAAGCGTGACCACACGAACAGGACGTCGAAAAATGCCCCACGGAATACGAAGACAGCAATCGATGTCGGTAGAAGAGACCACAGATCCCACCATGGAGCACCCCAGCAACGAGTGTGCCGAAACGCAACAGAACGCACCGAATCTAGAtgaccagcagcagctagtACTGCTGCGGGACGTTCCGCCCGCAGTGAGGCTTAGAGCTTTGATGCGATTTAAATCGCTCGATTCGTCCACCACCGACGGTACCATGGTCGAAATGCAGAAACACAAAGCTCGACGGCGTCGGATGAAATCACTCGATACGATTGCGGCCGACGATGAGAACGAAGGGGAGGAACAGGAAAGCGCAGTGATGGGGGAGGAACGAGACCAAGATACCTTGACCGATATGTCGTACGATCCGGAAGAGGAGGAACGCATCTGCGAGGAGCTTCTAGCCGAGCTGCGTGCTCTAGAAGAGGCAGATCGAGCCGAAGCCGAGGGTAAACTGGCGTTGAACGAAAATGAGCTTCCCAGCGGTGGCGATGCGACCGAGACCGGAGACCAATCGATTACCACCGTCCAAGGCGAGGGCGATGGTCACAAAACCGCCTGGGAGAAGCTGCAGGACTATTTGCAACGGGTGCCGAAACGAAGGAGTAGTAATTACGATCTCTTTTACGAAAATGACGAGGAAATGCTGAAGACACTATTTAAGCGCACGAAGTTGAAGCTGATGTTCCACTATAGTGAAAGCTCGAGTGGATCCTCTGATGATACGATGTGA
- the LOC121594253 gene encoding uncharacterized protein LOC121594253 isoform X2, translated as MGCASSSPLINGGGPGGVIETAKEAATKTASDVLHAGEAAINDVGEHVKGAVQNVTHELENVLGGKKDNKSDHVNEDDGHEPATNGHDSGDNPDYQIIRLKGSKQNSVEETEKMENAKNDLLTKAQSFGDDTDRMADDLMKETEELMRDAETGIAHSEMTTRITSNEDEPEIERILAGAGTEEEGTAPDSPKATLNTLSVPAAKEEGMPMDAMPPAADKADV; from the exons ATGGGTTGTGCAAGCAGTTCTCCGTTAATCAACGGTGGTGGTCCCGGTGGCGTCATCGAGACAGCCAAAGAAGCGGCCACCAAAACCGCGTCCGACGTGCTGCATGCCGGCGAAGCGGCGATCAATG ACGTCGGTGAGCATGTGAAGGGAGCCGTCCAAAACGTTACGCACGAGCTGGAAAACGTGCTGGGTGGCAAAAAGGACAACAAATCCGATCACGTCAACGAGGACGACGGCCACGAGCCGGCCACGAACGGGCACGACAGCGGGGACAACCCGGACTATCAGATCATACGGCTGAAGGGCTCGAAGCAGAACAGCGTCGAGGAGACGGAAAAGATGGAAAACGCGAAGAACGACCTGCTCACCAAGGCGCAAAGCTTCGGCGACGACACGGACCGGATGGCGGACGATCTGATGAAGGAAACGGAGGAGCTGATGCGGGACGCCGAGACGGGCATCGCACACAGCGAGATGACGACGCGCATCACCTCCAACGAGGACG AACCCGAGATCGAGCGGATACTGGCCGGCGCTGGGACGGAGGAGGAAGGCACCGCGCCCGATTCACCCAAGGCAACGCTCAACACACTATCCGTGCCCGCCGCCAAGGAGGAGGGAATGCCGATGGACGCGATGCCACCAGCCGCGGACAAGGCGGATGTGTGA